From Triticum aestivum cultivar Chinese Spring chromosome 4A, IWGSC CS RefSeq v2.1, whole genome shotgun sequence, a single genomic window includes:
- the LOC123087951 gene encoding probable O-methyltransferase 2 isoform X1, giving the protein MAAQADTIEVPTDAELLQAQADLWRHSLYYLSSMGLRCAVQLGIPTTIHRLGGVASLPDLMAALSLPSVKMPFLGRLMRVLGTSGVFGADKDPECGGELYRLTPLSRILVDGVDADEHHSQKYFVLAVTSPRLAEAALGLADWFKKDLEPPVPSPFEDMHGAPIFDERTPLMDEEFDAVTNQGLAAHDNLGIATILRECGDIFKGLESLTDCCGGDGMTARALVKAYPHIKCTVLDLPKVIDKAPNDGVVNYVAGDLFHTVPSSQAVMLKLVLHFWSDEDCVKILTQCKKAIPPRDEGGKVIIIDIVIGPSLGPIMFEAQLLMDMLMMVNTRGVQRSENDWRKLFMEAGFKDYKIVKKLGARCVIEVYP; this is encoded by the exons ATGGCGGCTCAGGCAGACACCATTGAAGTTCCCACGGACGCTGAGCTGCTGCAGGCGCAGGCTGACCTGTGGCGCCACAGCCTCTACTACCTCTCGTCCATGGGGCTCCGTTGCGCCGTCCAGCTTGGGATCCCGACCACCATCCACCGCCTCGGCGGGGTCGCCTCACTGCCCGACCTGATGGCCGCGTTGTCCCTTCCATCGGTAAAGATGCCGTTCCTCGGCCGGCTCATGCGCGTGCTCGGGACGTCGGGCGTCTTCGGAGCCGACAAAGACCCCGAGTGCGGCGGGGAGCTCTACCGCCTCACCCCGCTGTCCCGCATCCTTGTGGACGGCGTCGACGCGGATGAGCACCACAGCCAAAAGTATTTTGTGCTTGCCGTGACCTCGCCACGTCTCGCGGAGGCGGCGTTGGGGCTGGCGGACTGGTTCAAGAAGGACCTTGAGCCACCAGTGCCGTCTCCCTTCGAGGACATGCATGGCGCCCCTATCTTTGATGAGAGAACGCCCCTCATGGACGAAGAGTTTGACGCCGTTACAAACCAAGGCTTGGCTGCCCACGACAACCTGGGGATTGCCACCATACTGCGAGAGTGCGGTGACATCTTCAAGGGGCTTGAGTCTCTCACTGACTGCTGCGGTGGTGATGGTATGACAGCGAGGGCTCTTGTCAAGGCTTACCCGCACATCAAGTGCACCGTGTTGGACCTTCCGAAGGTGATAGACAAAGCCCCAAATGATGGTGTCGTTAACTATGTAGCGGGTGACCTATTTCACACCGTCCCATCTTCTCAAGCTGTGATGCTCAAG CTTGTACTACATTTCTGGAGCGATGAGGATTGTGTGAAAATCTTGACCCAGTGCAAGAAGGCCATTCCTCCACGCGACGAGGGAGGAAAGGTAATTATCATAGACATTGTGATTGGACCTTCCTTAGGGCCAATAATGTTTGAAGCCCAACTCCTGATGGATATGCTCATGATGGTGAACACAAGAGGGGTCCAACGGAGTGAAAATGACTGGCGCAAGCTATTCATGGAAGCAGGATTCAAAGACTATAAAATTGTGAAGAAACTGGGAGCTCGATGCGTTATCGAGGTCTACCCATAA
- the LOC123087951 gene encoding probable O-methyltransferase 2 isoform X2: MAAQADTIEVPTDAELLQAQADLWRHSLYYLSSMGLRCAVQLGIPTTIHRLGGVASLPDLMAALSLPSVKMPFLGRLMRVLGTSGVFGADKDPECGGELYRLTPLSRILVDGVDADEHHSQKYFVLAVTSPRLAEAALGLADWFKKDLEPPVPSPFEDMHGAPIFDERTPLMDEEFDAVTNQGLAAHDNLGIATILRECGDIFKGLESLTDCCGGDGMTARALVKAYPHIKCTVLDLPKVIDKAPNDGVVNYVAGDLFHTVPSSQAVMLKLVLHFWSDEDCVKILTQCKKAIPPRDEGGKRGPTE, from the exons ATGGCGGCTCAGGCAGACACCATTGAAGTTCCCACGGACGCTGAGCTGCTGCAGGCGCAGGCTGACCTGTGGCGCCACAGCCTCTACTACCTCTCGTCCATGGGGCTCCGTTGCGCCGTCCAGCTTGGGATCCCGACCACCATCCACCGCCTCGGCGGGGTCGCCTCACTGCCCGACCTGATGGCCGCGTTGTCCCTTCCATCGGTAAAGATGCCGTTCCTCGGCCGGCTCATGCGCGTGCTCGGGACGTCGGGCGTCTTCGGAGCCGACAAAGACCCCGAGTGCGGCGGGGAGCTCTACCGCCTCACCCCGCTGTCCCGCATCCTTGTGGACGGCGTCGACGCGGATGAGCACCACAGCCAAAAGTATTTTGTGCTTGCCGTGACCTCGCCACGTCTCGCGGAGGCGGCGTTGGGGCTGGCGGACTGGTTCAAGAAGGACCTTGAGCCACCAGTGCCGTCTCCCTTCGAGGACATGCATGGCGCCCCTATCTTTGATGAGAGAACGCCCCTCATGGACGAAGAGTTTGACGCCGTTACAAACCAAGGCTTGGCTGCCCACGACAACCTGGGGATTGCCACCATACTGCGAGAGTGCGGTGACATCTTCAAGGGGCTTGAGTCTCTCACTGACTGCTGCGGTGGTGATGGTATGACAGCGAGGGCTCTTGTCAAGGCTTACCCGCACATCAAGTGCACCGTGTTGGACCTTCCGAAGGTGATAGACAAAGCCCCAAATGATGGTGTCGTTAACTATGTAGCGGGTGACCTATTTCACACCGTCCCATCTTCTCAAGCTGTGATGCTCAAG CTTGTACTACATTTCTGGAGCGATGAGGATTGTGTGAAAATCTTGACCCAGTGCAAGAAGGCCATTCCTCCACGCGACGAGGGAGGAAAG AGGGGTCCAACGGAGTGA